GGCATGCCATTGCCAGATCAGCAATACCGCGCGAGCGCAGCTTGCGAATCCTGGCTAGCACCGACGACAGGGCATCGACCATGCGATCGAGCGTCAGATCGCTGCCGACGACAGTAACCAAGTCGCCCCCGGCCAGAAGCGCGGTGGCGCGATTCGAGCCGACGGTGGGCTTGCGCAATTTTGCGGGACGGTCAGTTTTGACGTCCCTGGCCAGTGCATCGCGCGAGAGTTGGCCGTTCACCAGTTGCGCCACCAGCTCGGAGCGCTTCTCGGGATCGTCGACCTGCTTAAGTAAATAGCCAGCACTTTCCGGAATCTCGCCGGCATTGATCTTTGCCTGGATCGATTCTGGAAGTTCCAGAATCGCCAATAACCGGGTCACGGTGGCACTGGAGATGCCGCACTTGCCGGCGGCTTCCCTCGCCGGCCAACCGGTGGCGTCCATCAAATGCCTGATAGCTCGCGCCCGTTCACAGGGCGTGAGTCCCGCACGCTGCAGATTGGCGACCAGTTGCCGCTGCAGGATCTCTCCCTCACAGAGGGTCTTTTCTTCCACGATGACCGGCACTTCGGCCAGCTTGATCAGCCGCGCCGCTCGTAGACGCCGCTCTCCGTCGACTACGATAAAGCGCTCGTCGACCGAGCGTATACGGAGTGGCTGTTGCAGGCCGATTTCCTGGATGCTTCGCGCCAGGCCGACCAGCGATTGTTCGGCAAATGTAGCGCGGACCTGTGGTTCGAACTCGATCTTATCCGTCGGCACGTATTGAATCGCTTCGCGTGACATGAGATTTGCTTCCTGAGGGATCGCGGTTCCGAAACGACGGGCAAACGGCCGGCCTCATGCCGCCCGCTGCTCCGCCGCGGCTGCCTCTTCTTTCTCGAAGGCCGCCTTTTCCTTGCCGGCCTTCCAGGCGGCCTTGGCTGCTTTGAATCCGACGATCGCCGCCATGATGTCGTCGATGAACCCAACCGGAAAAAGGACGTCTGGAATTGGGTCAATCGGCGACACGACCCATGCTCCGCATAAGAGCGCTGTGGCCCAGCCACAGATTTGCACAAGTGACGAGCGCAACGGGCTCTTGGGTAGATGGGCAAGGACGATTAGCGAGACGAACAACAGCGTGCCACAGCCGAAGAAGAACCGAATTGTCGAGAAGAAGCCGTCCACACGTAACTCCGAAGACAAAAGGGGTTGTTGTGTACAAGAAAGTTGTCCTAGACGTGCTGTCGCGCTTGCCGAAACCGCTGCGCCCGGCCGGGTGTGTCATCGCGCACCAGTTCGTTGCCGCAATCCATGCAGCGCAAGTTGACCTGCGTTGCCGCGCGAATGTTGACACAGCCACACGTCCACTTTTTGAGCTTGGCCGTGCTCGCGCCGGCGATGGCCACCGGCTGCACTTCGTCGATCGGTATATCGACGCCAAAGCGCACCAGCAGCTCTTTAAAACGGCTATGGGCCTGGTAGCCGGTCACGCCATGCCGGTCGACGATCAAACCCAGATCCTGTGCCTTCGTGCGAAATTGCACGTTGTGGTAATTCCCTTGGCCTGGACTTCCGTGGCATTGCTGCCAGCCATGCAAGAGTTCGTGCAGGAGGGTACCCAGCACCTCCCAGAGCGGGCGGCTGCCATCGAGATAGATCGAATTGAAAGCGATTTCGCCACGTAGGCCGAACTTGTTATGTCCGTAGCGAAACTGCGCATAGCGGTTACGAGATAGCTTTTCGATACAAAGGACGATTTCTGGAATGTCGAGTTTAAACTCGACAACGTATCTTCCCGCCCACGTCTGAAGCTCGGCTACGATCCCTTGTCCGTACCACGCCTCGTCTCTTTGATGCTGGGCCAGCGTT
This genomic stretch from Pirellulales bacterium harbors:
- a CDS encoding ParB/RepB/Spo0J family partition protein, producing the protein MSREAIQYVPTDKIEFEPQVRATFAEQSLVGLARSIQEIGLQQPLRIRSVDERFIVVDGERRLRAARLIKLAEVPVIVEEKTLCEGEILQRQLVANLQRAGLTPCERARAIRHLMDATGWPAREAAGKCGISSATVTRLLAILELPESIQAKINAGEIPESAGYLLKQVDDPEKRSELVAQLVNGQLSRDALARDVKTDRPAKLRKPTVGSNRATALLAGGDLVTVVGSDLTLDRMVDALSSVLARIRKLRSRGIADLAMACRLMREEARAEAKAAPPIVQEVS
- a CDS encoding DUF1232 domain-containing protein, translated to MDGFFSTIRFFFGCGTLLFVSLIVLAHLPKSPLRSSLVQICGWATALLCGAWVVSPIDPIPDVLFPVGFIDDIMAAIVGFKAAKAAWKAGKEKAAFEKEEAAAAEQRAA